The Cygnus atratus isolate AKBS03 ecotype Queensland, Australia chromosome 2, CAtr_DNAZoo_HiC_assembly, whole genome shotgun sequence genome window below encodes:
- the LOC118251050 gene encoding carboxymethylenebutenolidase homolog: protein MANELRPCPCDIGDRFDYGGRGQEVQIEHIGAYVSKPSASTDKAVIVIHDIFGWQLPNTRYMADMLTANGYIAICPDFFVGQEGWKPSNDWASFDDWLKTRQASKIDKEVDVVLKYLKEQCGAKEIGAIGFCWGGAAVQHLMLKNPHLKTGVSLYGVIRFFDDGSNLLHPTFFIFAENDNFIPLEQVTDLEQKLKQNCKVDYEVKIYPGQTHGFVHRKRENINPQDKPYIEEGRKDMINWLNKYM from the exons ATGGCTAACGAATTGAGGCCCTGCCCGTGTGACATTGGAGACAGGTTTGACTATGGCGGCCGTGGGCAGGAAGTACAAATTGAGCACATCGGGGCTTATGTTTCCAAACCCTCTGCCAGCACAGACAAAGCTGTGATCGTGATTCATGATATATTTGGATGGCAACTCCCAAACACGAGATACATGGCTGATATGCTAACAGCCAATGGATACAT agcCATCTGCCCGGATTTTTTTGTGGGACAAGAAGGGTGGAAACCTTCAAATGACTGGGCTTCTTTCGATGATTGGCTGAAAACTCGACAGGCCAGCAAAATAGACAA AGAAGTTGATGTTGTCCTGAAGTATCTAAAGGAGCAATGTGGCGCGAAGGAGATTGGTGCCATTGGGTTCTGCTGGGGTGGAGCAGCAGTACAACATCTGATGCTGAAAAATCCTCATTTAAAGACGGGGGTGTCCCTCTATG GAGTGATCAGGTTCTTTGATGACGGATCCAATTTGCTTCACCCCACCTTcttcatttttgctgaaaatgatAATTTCATCCCACTAGAGCAA GTCACCGATCTGGAGCAGAAGcttaaacaaaactgtaaagTTGATTATGAAGTTAAAATTTACCCTGGACAGACTCATGGTTTTGTACACcgtaaaagagaaaatatcaaTCCTCAGGATAAACCTTATattgaggaaggaagaaaggataTGATCAACTGGCTGAATAAATACATGTAG